A genome region from Tenebrio molitor chromosome 4, icTenMoli1.1, whole genome shotgun sequence includes the following:
- the LOC138129819 gene encoding N-acetylglucosamine-6-sulfatase-like — protein sequence MITLTLCCVIVFIVPINTLPNFVFLVTDDQDLTLRSVGYMQKTIEQVADQGMNFTNFYVNIPICCPSRSTILSGLYPHNSGVVNNSISGGCSSPTWQENHEVSSIAATLKSAKGYKTFYAGKYLNQYGEKDAGGVEHVPKGYDWWLGLKGNSRYYNYTLSVNGTGHFFQSDYLTDQITYYALNFLNEKSVAEGSFFMMLAPPACHAPFTPAPRHEELYPDLLTVRDPAFNATPVDKHWLVQMPPTSLPEDVTNLDEIYRNRIRTLLSVDDMVGAVVEKLEELKILNNTYVIVMSDNGFHIGQFTQPWDKREPYESDTHVPFMIRGPNIAPNVSSDFPVTTVDILPTILDLAGITEHNGDGHSFKEELFKTGRSSYDRNLLVEYWGEGDASTNDPACPWGTDDTISECVSGSWCKCQDSRNNTYSCLLAISNDDKFKFCEFEGGFTEAYNLTVDPYELNNLKLDQNQTDKYLTILNEMKQCKGQTC from the exons atgattactTTAACCCTTTGTTGTGTGATTGTCTTTATTGTCCCGATAAACACCTTGCCAAATTTCGTGTTCTTAGTGACTGACGATCAAGATTTGACTCTAAGGAGCGTG GGCTATATGCAAAAGACAATCGAACAAGTTGCAGACCAAGGAATGAATTTCACTAATTTT TATGTGAACATTCCAATTTGTTGCCCCAGTCGTAGTACAATTCTGTCAGGACTGTACCCCCACAACAGTGGAGTTGTCAACAATTCAATCAGTGGGGGCTGCTCCAGTCCAACCTGGCAAGAAAATCATGAAGTGTCCAGTATTGCCGCGACTCTCAAGTCGGCCAAGGGGTACAAGACCTTTTACGCTGGAAAATATCTGAATCAG TATGGGGAAAAGGATGCCGGTGGAGTGGAACACGTCCCTAAGGGGTACGACTGGTGGTTGGGGCTCAAAGGCAATTCCAGATACTACAACTACACGCTTTCGGTCAACGGAACCGGCCACTTCTTCCAAAGCGACTACCTCACTGACCAAATCACATACTACGCTTTAAACTTCTTAAACGAAAAGTCGGTAGCCGAGGGTAGTTTTTTCATGATGCTGGCACCCCCTGCGTGCCACGCTCCGTTCACGCCCGCCCCCAGACACGAAGAATTGTACCCCGATCTCCTGACCGTGAGAGACCCTGCATTTAACGCCACCCCAGTCGAT AAACATTGGCTGGTGCAGATGCCCCCGACTAGCCTCCCCGAAGACGTCACGAACCTGGACGAGATCTACAGAAACAGAATCAGAACTCTGCTTTCTGTGGACGACATGGTGGGGGCTGTCGTTGAGAAGCTTGAAGAATTGAAGATTTTGAACAACACTTATGTTATAGTGATGTCAGATAATGGGTTCCATATTG gTCAGTTTACACAACCTTGGGACAAGCGGGAGCCCTACGAGAGCGACACTCACGTCCCTTTCATGATCAGAGGGCCCAACATCGCCCCCAACGTTTCGTCCGACTTTCCTGTCACGACTGTGGACATTTTACCCACGATTCTAGACCTTGCCGGTATTACAGAACACAATGGAGACGGACATTCCTTCAAGGAAGAATTATTCAAGACTGGTCGTTCGTCGTATGACAGGAATCTTCTGGTGGAATATTGGGGAGAAGGGGACGCCAGCACAAACGATCCGGCGTGCCCGTGGGGCACAGATGACACAATATCG GAATGTGTCTCTGGCTCTTGGTGCAAATGTCAAGACTCGAGGAACAACACGTACAGCTGTCTTTTGGCGATCTCCAACGacgacaaattcaaattttgcgAATTCGAAGGGGGCTTCACGGAAGCCTACAATTTGACAGTTGACCCCTACGAACTGAACAATTTGAAACTGGACCAGAATCAAACAgacaaatatttgacaattctcAATGAGATGAAACAATGTAAAGGGCAGACGTGCTAA
- the LOC138128843 gene encoding DNA polymerase beta-like, giving the protein MGKRKAPSGEDNPNRDFCDFLTELADYEKNVSRNVHKYNAYRKAASVLASHPTRITSGREAKKLSGIGEKISKKIDEFLETGKLQKLENIHGDAKNTAINLLTRISGVGPAKAQALVSEGITTLEELHKHKDKLNHHQMIGLKYFEDFEMRIPREEISQIETRLQKHLQQLDPQIRLTICGSYRRGREESGDIDALVSHPNYTSGRSKKPDILKNVVASLKSCGLITETISLGDTKFMGACRLDGDSVTRRLDIRLTPFDQYYCAVLYFTGSDMFNKEMRAHALEMGFTLNEYSLRPVGSTGVPGEPVEIHSEREIFECIGYPYKSPEERSM; this is encoded by the exons atggGCAAGAGGAAAGCTCCTTCAGGCGAAGACAACCCCAACCGCGACTTCTGCGACTTCCTCACAG AACTGGCCGATTACGAGAAAAATGTGAGCAGAAACGTACACAAATACAACGCTTACAGAAAAGCTGCAAGCGTTCTGGCCTCACACCCGACGCGAATTACGTCGGGACGAGAAGCGAAGAAGCTGAGCGGTATCGGTGAAAAAATCTCAAAGAAAATCGACGAATTCCTCGAAACGGGCAAACTACAAAAACTCGAAAAC ATTCACGGCGATGCGAAAAACACCGCAATCAATCTCTTGACTAGAATCTCGGGAGTCGGGCCGGCGAAAGCGCAAGCTTTGGTCAGCGAAGGCATCACAACTTTGGAGGAGCTGCACAAACACAAAGACAAACTGAACCACCACCAGATGATCGGGCTGAA GTATTTTGAAGACTTCGAGATGCGAATCCCAAGAGAGGAGATATCTCAAATCGAGACGCGCCTTCAAAAGCACTTGCAACAACTGGACCCTCAAATCAGACTCACTATTTGCGGCAGCTATCGCAGGGGCCGGGAGGAGAGCGGCGACATCGATGCTCTTGTATCGCACCCGAACTACACGAGCGGCCGTTCCAAAAAGCCCGACATCCTGAAGAATGTAGTCGCGAGTCTTAAAAGTTGCGGCTTGATTACCGAGACCATTTCTCTGGGGGACACCAAATTCATGGGGGCCTGTCGACTCGACGGAGACTCCGTCACCAGGAGACTGGACATCAGGCTTACACCTTTCGACCAGTACTACTGCGCCGTCTTGTACTTCACCGGTTCGGACATGTTCAACAAGGAGATGAGAGCGCACGCGCTGGAAATGGGTTTCACTTTGAACGAGTACTCGCTGAGGCCTGTGGGGAGCACGGGGGTTCCAGGAGAACCGGTGGAAATACACTCGGAGAGGGAGATTTTCGAGTGTATTGGATACCCCTATAAGAGTCCCGAAGAACGCAGCATGTGA
- the Nnp-1 gene encoding ribosomal RNA processing protein 1 homolog — translation MAVLEASMTSKARENMKKTPKNDNKQVKKVLVVAQELKLARVLAGNNKTARDRALKSLRKWFQNRATTIPFTENDFLRLWKGLFYSMWMSDKPLIQEECAENISKLLHALPLDTSLLFYKCGMTVLMNEWFGIDQLRLDKFLMFVRRLLRQALFVLKNENWKRDVIVKFTNCLSETILNTQLEKPLGLLMHFSEIYLEELAKVCEGELPPHLLTEFLSPFIKELASCQDSRIINHIRKHVFIYLIQQSDLGLEYREKYNAWRSLGFPGSIDAMEKVEVSEEESGGEDEEEREEGEERVYDPRAGKVDVSLSPLKFHPKAVSKALNECKFGKNTNLKSRKCLSELAEHFRKMASGVYPLGVKKLKLAKDDYDTNIRKAVNRLVKFENKIKGKKNKKRKNHQEKEIELRGGKKIKLEGGLEEKIREELANKVKKKRKLNDTTEVPPQKQKKNNTSEAPPQKLNKNEQRPWLEIESIFQRNSGTWLVTKTVQQEPQSKPDVEMKTAKENSVPKESSASITKSLQLLNPFANAAAKKVKINTKLNRSQDMQEHHAQILSSPGIPYDANKKPAKPLLKSNQIGSPVNPFYGFE, via the exons ATGGCGGTGCTCGAAGCAAGCATGACGTCTAAAGCACGTGAAAACATGAAAAAGACACCAAAAAACGACAACAAACAAGTGAAAAAGGTGCTCGTAGTGGCGCAAGAGTTAAAACTCGCGAGAGTGCTTGCCGGAAATAACAAAACAGCACGAGACAGAGCGCTGAAAAGCTTGAGGAAATGGTTTCAAAACAGGGCCACAACGATAC CTTTCACAGAGAACGACTTCTTGAGGCTCTGGAAAGGTCTCTTCTACTCCATGTGGATGTCGGACAAGCCTCTCATCCAA GAAGAATGCGCTGAAAACATTTCGAAATTACTTCACGCGCTCCCCCTCGACACGTCTTTGCTCTTCTACAAGTGCGGCATGACGGTTTTGATGAACGAATGGTTCGGAATTGACCAACTGAGACTCGACAAATTTTTAATG TTCGTGAGGCGACTGCTGCGACAAGCTTTGTTCGTGCTGAAAAACGAAAACTGGAAACGGGACGTCATCgtgaaatttacaaattgtcTGTCGGAGACGATTCTCAACACGCAACTCGAAAAACCGCTCGGGCTGTTGATGCACTTTAGCGAGATTTATCTGGAAGAATTGGCCAAA GTATGCGAAGGGGAGCTGCCCCCTCACTTGTTGACTGAGTTTTTGAGTCCTTTTATCAAGGAGCTGGCGTCCTGCCAAGATTCTCGAATAATCAATCATATCAGGAAGcacgtttttatttatttgatccAACAGTCGGATCTGGGGTTAGAGTATCGGGAGAAGTACAACGCGTGGCGCAGTTTGGGCTTCCCGGGGTCCATCGACGCGATGGAGAAGGTGGAGGTTTCGGAGGAAGAATCGGGGGGCGAAGATGAAGAAGAAAGGGAAGAGGGGGAGGAGCGTGTGTACGACCCCAGGGCCGGAAAAGTTGATGTGAGTTTGTCCCCGCTGAAGTTTCATCCGAAAGCGGTGTCCAAAGCTTTGAACGAGTGTAAATTTGGGAAGAATACAAATTTGAAGTCTAGGAAGTGTCTCAGTGAACTGGCGGAACA TTTTAGAAAAATGGCGTCCGGTGTGTATCCCTTGGGTGTGAAGAAGCTCAAATTGGCTAAAGATGATTACGACACAAACATCAGAAAGGCTGTGAATAGGTTGGTGAAATTCGAGAATAAAATCAAAGGGAAGAAGAACAAGAAGCGGAAGAATCATCAAGAAAAGGAGATCGAGTTGAGGGGCGGgaagaaaatcaaattggAGGGAGGTTTGGAAGAGAAGATTCGCGAAGAGTTGGCCAATAAAGTGAAGAAGAAACGAAAATTGAACGACACGACCGAAGTGCCgccccaaaaacaaaaaaagaacaacACGTCGGAAGCCCCGCCCCAAAAACTGAACAAGAACGAACAGAGGCCCTGGTTGGAGATCGAGTCGATCTTCCAGAGGAACTCGGGCACGTGGTTGGTCACGAAAACTGTCCAGCAGGAGCCACAGAGCAAGCCGGACGTCGAGATGAAGACTGCGAAAGAAAATAGTGTCCCGAAAGAGAGCAGCGCCTCGATCACCAAAAGCCTGCAGCTGCTGAATCCATTCGCCAACGCGGCCGCCAAAAAGGTTAAAATCAATACCAAACTGAACCGGTCGCAGGACATGCAGGAGCACCACGCGCAGATACTTAGTTCGCCGGGTATCCCGTACGACGCCAATAAAAAACCGGCGAAGCCGTTGCTGAAAAGCAACCAAATAGGCAGTCCCGTCAATCCGTTTTACGGATTCGAATGA